From one Ferrovibrio sp. MS7 genomic stretch:
- a CDS encoding bifunctional riboflavin kinase/FAD synthetase, which translates to MQIIRSAAELPAALRGAVAAIGNFDGVHRGHRALVAEAQAVAAGNKPVLVMTFEPHPRRFFVPSAPPFRLDALETKARILDGLGVDALLALPFNAGLAGLGPEDFVARILQHDLGLAHVVVGYDFTFGKGRAGDTAMLKELCAARGIGVSVVKAHGDGHGAFSSSRIRALLQEGKPEEAAVLLGRPWEIIGVVEHGDKRGRELGFPTANVALTDFQIPKFGIYAVRAVIDGERHDGVASLGIRPTFNQTDVKLEVYLFDFAGDLYGRSMRVEFHNFLRPELKYEGPEPLKRQIAADVEAARAMLAAKG; encoded by the coding sequence ATGCAGATCATCCGTTCTGCCGCCGAACTGCCCGCCGCCTTGCGCGGCGCCGTGGCGGCGATTGGCAATTTCGATGGCGTGCATCGCGGCCACCGTGCCCTGGTGGCCGAGGCGCAAGCCGTGGCTGCCGGCAACAAGCCTGTCCTGGTGATGACATTCGAGCCGCATCCGCGGCGTTTTTTCGTGCCTTCGGCGCCGCCCTTCCGGCTTGATGCGCTGGAGACCAAGGCGCGTATCCTGGACGGGCTGGGCGTGGATGCCCTGCTGGCTTTGCCGTTCAATGCCGGCCTGGCCGGCCTGGGGCCGGAGGATTTTGTTGCGCGGATTTTGCAGCACGATCTCGGATTGGCCCATGTGGTGGTGGGCTATGACTTCACCTTCGGCAAGGGCCGCGCCGGCGATACCGCCATGCTGAAAGAACTGTGCGCAGCCAGGGGCATCGGCGTCAGCGTGGTCAAGGCGCATGGCGATGGCCATGGGGCTTTCTCGTCCTCGCGCATCCGCGCCCTGCTGCAAGAGGGCAAGCCGGAAGAAGCTGCCGTATTGCTTGGCCGGCCCTGGGAAATCATTGGCGTTGTCGAGCATGGCGACAAGCGTGGCCGCGAGCTTGGCTTTCCCACCGCCAATGTGGCGCTGACCGATTTCCAGATTCCGAAATTCGGCATATACGCCGTGCGCGCCGTCATTGATGGCGAGCGGCATGATGGCGTCGCCAGCCTGGGTATCCGCCCGACCTTCAACCAGACCGATGTGAAACTGGAAGTTTATCTGTTCGACTTTGCCGGCGACCTCTATGGCCGCTCCATGCGGGTGGAATTCCACAACTTCCTGCGGCCCGAGTTGAAATACGAGGGGCCGGAACCGCTGAAGCGGCAGATCGCCGCCGATGTCGAGGCGGCCAGGGCCATGCTGGCGGCCAAAGGTTAA
- a CDS encoding MaoC family dehydratase, translated as MSAVFSKTVTEADILMFAAVSGDTNPVHIDQDFAASSMFKGRIAHGMLSASLLSTVFGTKLPGPGCIYLSQDLRFKAPVRLGETVVARATVTEIVQEKRRVKFICECKVGDTVAIEGEATLMVNRRPH; from the coding sequence ATGTCCGCCGTGTTCAGCAAGACCGTCACCGAGGCCGACATCCTGATGTTCGCCGCCGTCTCCGGCGATACCAACCCGGTGCATATCGACCAGGATTTCGCCGCCAGCAGCATGTTCAAGGGCCGCATCGCCCATGGCATGCTCTCGGCCAGCTTGCTTTCCACCGTGTTCGGCACCAAGCTGCCCGGGCCCGGCTGCATCTACCTGTCGCAGGATCTGCGCTTCAAGGCGCCGGTGCGTTTGGGCGAAACCGTAGTGGCCAGGGCGACCGTGACCGAGATCGTGCAGGAGAAGCGCCGCGTGAAGTTCATCTGCGAATGCAAGGTGGGCGATACCGTGGCGATCGAGGGCGAAGCGACGCTGATGGTCAACCGCCGTCCCCATTGA
- a CDS encoding HAD-IIB family hydrolase — MQSLAALEPVRKQVHYLLTDIDDTLTSHGRLEAKAYAALERLEAAGIRVVPITGRPAGWCDMIARFWPVSGIVGENGALYMRYDRRAKKMQRRFWQSEAERQASRAKLAQLAETILREVPGTALASDQQYRECDLAIDFCEDVPALPASDIDRIVALFEQAGATAKVSSIHVNGWFGAWDKLSMTRAFFSECFGIDLDAARDSVVFSGDSPNDAPMFGYFPLSVGVANVRPFLDRISAKPKFITMGEGGSGFVELADMLLG; from the coding sequence ATGCAATCCCTTGCCGCGCTAGAGCCCGTCCGCAAGCAGGTCCATTACCTGCTCACCGATATCGACGACACGCTGACCAGCCATGGCCGACTCGAGGCCAAGGCCTATGCCGCGCTCGAGCGGCTGGAGGCAGCCGGCATCCGCGTGGTGCCGATCACCGGCCGCCCGGCCGGCTGGTGCGACATGATCGCCCGCTTCTGGCCGGTGAGCGGCATCGTCGGCGAGAATGGCGCGCTCTACATGCGCTATGACCGTCGCGCGAAAAAGATGCAGCGCCGCTTCTGGCAATCCGAGGCCGAGCGCCAGGCGTCGCGGGCCAAGCTGGCGCAACTGGCGGAGACCATCCTGCGCGAAGTGCCGGGCACGGCGCTCGCCTCCGACCAGCAATATCGCGAATGCGACCTCGCCATCGATTTCTGCGAGGACGTGCCGGCACTCCCCGCCAGCGACATCGACCGCATCGTGGCCTTGTTCGAACAGGCCGGTGCCACCGCCAAGGTCAGCTCGATCCATGTCAACGGCTGGTTCGGGGCGTGGGACAAACTGAGCATGACGCGGGCGTTTTTCAGCGAATGCTTCGGCATCGACCTGGATGCGGCGCGCGACAGCGTGGTGTTTTCCGGCGACAGCCCGAACGACGCGCCGATGTTCGGCTATTTCCCGCTTTCGGTCGGCGTCGCCAATGTGCGGCCGTTTCTCGACCGCATCAGCGCCAAGCCGAAATTCATCACGATGGGTGAAGGCGGCAGCGGCTTCGTCGAACTGGCGGATATGTTGCTGGGGTGA
- a CDS encoding EAL domain-containing protein, with product MPSIPGLLSFIACGLLGLIGAVSLSRLAPGWVPGEVILLSAAFGGLLWALRERYERFRVQNLLLDEIDRLVQAGSIAMPVPAPLQANDSRVIESRPEARAETRAEPRLAMPTILPDPEEAEVAETEIADDTAIFAAVRDALNNNRVELHVQPVVRLPARKLRFVELLARARDAEGRELSPGAHMPALQAAGLAAEFDALMLLRGVQLVRKLEARARHLGFFCNISPAALADARAFETLYEFLRRERERAGTLILEFAHSGLRQLDRAGWHRLERLAGLGFGLSVDGFESLDIDIAALGKLGVRYIKLDAQLLLDPRHARSAPVALEDLLEICRRHEIEPVIAKVETERDLVQLAEYGFELGQGHLFGTPKLARVA from the coding sequence ATGCCCAGTATTCCCGGTTTACTCAGTTTCATCGCCTGCGGTCTGCTCGGCCTGATCGGTGCTGTCAGCCTGTCGCGCCTGGCGCCGGGCTGGGTGCCGGGCGAAGTGATCCTGCTCAGCGCCGCCTTCGGTGGTCTGCTCTGGGCCTTGCGCGAGCGCTATGAGCGCTTCCGGGTACAGAATCTGCTGCTGGACGAGATCGACCGCCTGGTGCAGGCCGGATCCATCGCGATGCCGGTGCCGGCGCCGCTGCAAGCCAATGACAGCCGGGTTATCGAGAGCCGGCCGGAAGCCCGCGCCGAAACCCGGGCCGAGCCGCGCCTGGCGATGCCGACCATCCTGCCGGATCCGGAGGAAGCAGAGGTTGCGGAGACCGAGATTGCCGACGACACCGCCATCTTCGCCGCCGTGCGCGACGCCCTGAACAACAACCGTGTCGAACTGCATGTGCAGCCGGTGGTCCGCCTGCCGGCGCGCAAGCTGCGCTTCGTCGAATTGTTGGCCCGCGCCCGCGATGCCGAGGGCCGCGAATTGTCGCCGGGCGCCCATATGCCGGCCCTGCAGGCGGCAGGGCTGGCCGCCGAATTCGACGCCCTGATGCTGCTGCGCGGCGTGCAGCTTGTGCGCAAGCTGGAAGCCCGCGCCCGCCATCTCGGCTTCTTCTGCAACATCTCGCCGGCAGCCCTGGCCGACGCACGGGCCTTCGAGACGCTGTATGAATTCCTGCGCCGCGAGCGCGAGCGTGCCGGCACGCTGATCCTGGAATTCGCCCATAGCGGCCTGCGCCAGCTCGACCGCGCCGGCTGGCACCGCCTGGAACGCCTCGCCGGCCTTGGCTTCGGCTTGTCGGTGGATGGCTTCGAGAGCCTGGATATCGATATCGCCGCTTTGGGCAAGCTCGGCGTGCGCTATATCAAGCTGGATGCGCAGTTGCTGCTCGATCCGCGCCATGCCCGCAGCGCGCCGGTGGCACTGGAAGACCTGCTGGAAATCTGCCGCCGCCACGAGATCGAGCCGGTGATCGCCAAGGTGGAGACCGAACGCGATCTGGTGCAACTCGCCGAATATGGCTTCGAACTCGGCCAGGGTCATCTGTTCGGTACGCCGAAGCTCGCCCGCGTGGCTTGA
- a CDS encoding glutathione peroxidase codes for MSFHDFDLTGIDGKPLPLKQYKGKVVLLVNTASQCGFTPQYTDLQAVWTKYRERGLVVLGVPSNDFGGQEPGTAAQIKEFCEVNFDVDFPLADKQKVSGAEAHPVYKWLAAEFGELAKPRWNFHKYLIAGDGSAVDWFSTATKPTEAKVTKAIEAELAKLKPA; via the coding sequence ATGAGCTTCCACGACTTCGACCTAACCGGCATCGACGGCAAGCCGCTGCCGCTGAAACAGTACAAGGGCAAGGTAGTGCTGCTGGTGAACACCGCATCGCAATGCGGTTTCACGCCGCAATACACCGACCTGCAGGCGGTGTGGACGAAATACCGCGAGCGCGGCCTGGTGGTGCTGGGGGTGCCGTCGAACGATTTCGGCGGCCAGGAACCCGGCACGGCGGCGCAGATCAAGGAATTCTGCGAGGTGAATTTCGATGTCGATTTCCCGCTCGCCGACAAGCAGAAGGTAAGCGGCGCCGAGGCTCACCCGGTCTACAAGTGGCTGGCGGCAGAATTCGGCGAACTCGCCAAGCCGCGCTGGAACTTCCACAAATACCTTATCGCCGGCGATGGCAGCGCGGTGGACTGGTTCTCCACCGCCACCAAGCCGACGGAAGCGAAAGTGACCAAGGCCATCGAGGCCGAGCTTGCCAAGCTGAAACCCGCGTAA
- a CDS encoding 23S rRNA (adenine(2030)-N(6))-methyltransferase RlmJ encodes MNYRHAFHAGNHGDVLKHVVLLHLLEALRAKPTPFHLLDSHAGAGLYDLAGDEAQRGGEYRLGIGAVLADARAAKALPLYFAALKELNPELKADGSGLRHYPGSPWLLRRALREPDRLSLVELHGDTYEALRRNMGRDARIGIHKRDAFEALGALLPPTPRRGLALIDPAFEQRDEFDQTAKALVAAHRRWQTGQIALWYPIKDRDSTDAWAKALAPSLPETLRVELLIRPARDATKLNGSGLLLLNPPWKLDEQLRAPLQYLNERLGREPGAATRIDWLVKPKT; translated from the coding sequence GTGAACTATCGTCACGCCTTTCACGCCGGCAACCACGGCGATGTGCTGAAGCATGTGGTGCTGCTGCATCTGCTGGAAGCGCTGCGCGCCAAGCCGACGCCGTTTCACCTGCTGGACAGCCATGCCGGCGCCGGGCTCTACGATCTGGCCGGCGACGAGGCACAGCGCGGCGGCGAATACCGCCTCGGCATCGGCGCCGTGCTGGCCGATGCCCGGGCCGCCAAGGCGCTGCCGCTCTATTTCGCCGCGCTCAAGGAACTCAATCCGGAACTGAAAGCCGATGGCAGTGGCCTGCGGCATTATCCCGGCTCACCCTGGCTGCTGCGCCGCGCTTTGCGCGAGCCGGACCGCTTGAGCCTGGTGGAATTGCATGGCGATACCTACGAGGCACTGCGCCGGAACATGGGCCGCGATGCCAGGATCGGGATTCACAAGCGCGATGCCTTCGAGGCGCTCGGCGCATTGCTGCCGCCGACGCCACGGCGCGGCCTGGCACTGATCGATCCGGCCTTCGAGCAGCGCGATGAATTCGACCAGACGGCCAAGGCACTGGTTGCCGCCCATCGCCGCTGGCAGACCGGGCAGATCGCGCTGTGGTATCCGATCAAGGACCGCGACAGCACCGATGCCTGGGCCAAGGCGCTGGCGCCCTCGCTGCCGGAAACCCTGCGGGTGGAATTGCTGATACGCCCGGCGCGGGATGCCACCAAGCTGAATGGTTCCGGCCTGCTATTGCTCAACCCGCCCTGGAAGCTGGACGAACAGCTTCGCGCGCCGCTGCAATACCTGAACGAACGCCTGGGCCGCGAGCCGGGCGCGGCCACGCGCATCGACTGGCTGGTGAAGCCGAAAACTTAA
- a CDS encoding nuclear transport factor 2 family protein: MRGDETALLFANEAFYNAFAERDMVAMAALWAKEKPIGCIHPGWPPLFGRQAVLDSWERILSNTSAPDVETAGAEAVCWGDVGIVTCYEKVDDTYLVATNTFVREGKTWKLAYHQAGPVSTPPPGGASNDEDDDEDEDDDEAVLAEAEAGLEDDDDDDDDDDDGDDTPPSRSIH, from the coding sequence ATGCGTGGAGACGAAACCGCCCTGCTTTTTGCCAACGAAGCCTTCTACAACGCCTTCGCCGAGCGCGACATGGTGGCGATGGCGGCATTGTGGGCCAAGGAGAAGCCGATCGGCTGCATCCATCCCGGCTGGCCGCCGCTTTTCGGCCGCCAGGCGGTGCTGGATAGCTGGGAGCGCATCCTGTCCAATACCTCGGCCCCGGATGTGGAAACCGCCGGCGCCGAAGCGGTGTGCTGGGGCGATGTCGGCATCGTCACCTGCTACGAGAAGGTGGACGACACCTATCTGGTCGCCACCAACACCTTCGTGCGCGAGGGCAAGACCTGGAAACTGGCCTATCATCAGGCCGGCCCGGTCTCGACGCCGCCGCCGGGCGGCGCCAGCAACGACGAAGACGACGACGAGGACGAGGATGACGACGAGGCCGTGCTGGCCGAAGCGGAAGCCGGCCTCGAAGACGACGATGACGACGATGATGACGATGACGACGGCGACGATACGCCGCCCTCGCGCTCGATCCATTAA
- a CDS encoding low molecular weight protein-tyrosine-phosphatase — protein MNILMVCTGNICRSPTAEGMLRHYLAEAGLADRVRVDSAGTHDYHIGDPPDPRSIRHASNAGVDISGLRARQVSRADFEHFDLLLAMDGGHLQGLQRLAPPALRNRAKLYLDFAPAQPLREMPDPYYGNADGFDLVIRLCHAGSSGLLAHIRNTLGC, from the coding sequence ATGAATATTCTGATGGTATGCACAGGGAACATCTGCCGCTCGCCCACCGCCGAAGGCATGTTGCGGCACTACCTTGCCGAGGCCGGACTGGCTGACCGCGTGCGGGTCGATTCCGCCGGCACCCATGATTACCATATCGGCGATCCGCCGGACCCGCGCAGCATCCGCCATGCCAGCAACGCCGGCGTCGATATCAGCGGTCTGCGTGCCCGCCAGGTCAGCCGCGCCGATTTCGAGCATTTCGATCTGCTGCTGGCGATGGATGGCGGCCACCTGCAGGGCCTGCAACGGCTGGCGCCGCCGGCATTGCGCAACCGGGCCAAACTCTATCTCGATTTCGCGCCGGCACAGCCGCTGCGCGAGATGCCCGATCCCTATTACGGCAATGCCGATGGTTTCGATCTGGTGATCCGGCTCTGTCATGCCGGTTCCAGCGGATTGCTGGCGCATATCCGCAACACTCTCGGCTGTTAA
- the glcF gene encoding glycolate oxidase subunit GlcF, with amino-acid sequence MQTAFTLAQLADPNIAEANTILRKCVHCGFCTATCPTYALLGDERDSPRGRIYLIKQMLEGGEAATEETVRHVDRCLSCLSCMTTCPSSVHYMHLVDHARAHIEQTYKRPFLDRALRGLLAWLLPYPGRFRLALRGAMLARPFAGLLPAKLRGMVQMAPKRLPKASTQDRPGIYKAHGERKKRVALMTGCAQQVLDPAINEATIRLLNRHGCEVVVSPGAGCCGALTHHMGKEHDAHQKAKANIAAWCAEADGEGLDAIVINASGCGTTVKDYGFMLRNDAAWAEKAARVSGLAKDITELLLDLDLQPNGAVPAMTIAYHSACSLQHGQKITTAPKQLLSRAGFQVKDVPEGHLCCGSAGTYNLLQPELAGQLRERKLRNIQSTGASAVAAGNIGCLVQIANGAEATGNKLPVLHTVQWLDWATGGPKPEGLD; translated from the coding sequence ATGCAAACCGCTTTCACGCTCGCCCAGCTTGCCGATCCGAATATCGCCGAAGCCAATACCATTCTGCGCAAATGCGTGCATTGCGGCTTCTGCACCGCGACCTGCCCGACCTATGCTTTGCTCGGCGATGAGCGCGACAGTCCGCGCGGCCGTATCTACCTGATCAAGCAGATGCTGGAAGGCGGCGAGGCGGCGACGGAAGAAACCGTGCGCCATGTCGACCGTTGCCTCTCCTGCCTGTCCTGCATGACCACCTGCCCGAGCAGCGTGCATTACATGCATCTGGTGGATCACGCCCGCGCTCATATCGAGCAGACCTACAAGCGGCCCTTCCTCGACCGTGCCTTGCGCGGCCTGCTGGCCTGGCTGCTGCCCTATCCGGGCCGCTTCCGCCTGGCCTTGCGCGGCGCCATGCTGGCGCGGCCGTTTGCTGGATTGCTGCCGGCGAAGCTGCGCGGCATGGTGCAGATGGCCCCGAAGCGGCTGCCCAAGGCTTCGACGCAGGATCGCCCCGGCATCTACAAGGCCCATGGCGAACGCAAGAAGCGCGTGGCGCTGATGACCGGCTGCGCGCAGCAGGTGTTGGACCCGGCGATCAACGAGGCAACGATCCGCCTGCTGAACCGCCATGGCTGCGAGGTGGTGGTGTCGCCGGGCGCGGGCTGCTGCGGTGCGCTGACGCATCACATGGGCAAGGAGCATGACGCGCACCAGAAGGCCAAGGCGAATATCGCCGCCTGGTGCGCCGAGGCCGATGGCGAGGGATTGGATGCCATCGTGATTAATGCGTCGGGCTGCGGCACCACGGTGAAGGATTACGGCTTCATGCTGCGCAACGATGCCGCCTGGGCGGAGAAGGCGGCGCGCGTTTCCGGTCTGGCGAAAGACATCACCGAATTGCTGCTCGATCTCGACTTGCAGCCCAACGGCGCCGTGCCGGCGATGACCATTGCCTATCACTCGGCCTGCTCCTTGCAGCATGGCCAGAAGATCACCACGGCGCCGAAGCAGTTGCTCAGCCGCGCCGGCTTCCAGGTCAAGGATGTGCCGGAAGGGCATCTCTGCTGTGGCTCGGCCGGCACCTACAATCTGCTGCAGCCCGAACTCGCCGGGCAACTGCGCGAGCGCAAGCTGCGCAATATCCAGAGCACCGGCGCCTCGGCGGTAGCGGCGGGCAATATCGGCTGCCTGGTGCAGATCGCCAATGGTGCTGAGGCGACCGGCAACAAGCTGCCGGTGCTGCATACGGTGCAATGGCTGGATTGGGCGACCGGCGGGCCAAAGCCCGAGGGGCTGGACTAG
- the glcE gene encoding glycolate oxidase subunit GlcE: MTDTFLPATAEDVRQAIAWAANEGKPLSLIGHGSKARLGRPLSSNTGGQSAHLLDLSKLSGVVEYEPAELVLTARPGTLISDIEALLAEQRQILAFEPPDFGPLWGMPSGRGTLGGAIGANLGGPRRFKIGAMRDHLLGFQAVTGRGELVKNGAKVVKNVTGYDLSKLLCGAFGTLAAVTEAHVKVLPAPEKTRTVVVFGLDDAAAIRALAEAAQSPHEVSGLAHLPAMLAARSGISRIASSGRAVTLVRVEGTDVSVTARCDALRDLLGKHGELDELHSLNSSWAWREIRDASLLAQPLERVLWRVSVAPSKGPALVAALREWHPEIAYFYDWAGGLIWLAILPSRDAGAADLRRAVAEAGGGHATLFRADDAVRAAVSVFQPQEPALAALSRRVKDSFDPQHILNPGRMEAGL; this comes from the coding sequence ATGACCGACACATTTCTTCCCGCCACCGCTGAAGATGTACGCCAGGCAATTGCCTGGGCCGCCAACGAGGGCAAACCGCTCAGCCTGATCGGCCATGGCAGCAAGGCCCGGCTTGGCCGCCCCCTATCATCAAATACAGGGGGGCAAAGCGCCCATCTGCTCGATCTCTCCAAGCTCTCCGGCGTGGTGGAGTATGAGCCTGCCGAACTGGTGCTTACGGCCCGGCCCGGCACGTTGATCAGCGATATCGAAGCCTTGCTGGCTGAGCAACGGCAGATACTGGCCTTCGAGCCGCCGGATTTCGGCCCGCTCTGGGGCATGCCGTCGGGGCGTGGCACGCTCGGCGGTGCCATCGGCGCCAACCTCGGCGGCCCGCGCCGCTTCAAGATCGGCGCCATGCGCGACCATCTGCTCGGCTTCCAGGCCGTCACCGGGCGCGGCGAGCTGGTGAAGAATGGCGCCAAGGTGGTGAAGAACGTCACCGGCTACGATCTTTCCAAGTTGCTCTGCGGCGCTTTCGGCACGCTCGCCGCCGTCACCGAGGCGCATGTGAAGGTGCTGCCGGCACCTGAAAAGACTCGCACCGTGGTGGTGTTCGGCCTCGATGATGCCGCCGCCATCCGTGCGCTGGCGGAAGCGGCGCAGTCGCCGCATGAAGTCTCCGGCCTGGCGCATCTGCCGGCCATGCTGGCGGCGCGCTCCGGCATCAGCCGCATCGCCAGTTCAGGCCGTGCCGTCACGCTGGTCCGCGTCGAAGGCACCGATGTATCGGTGACGGCGCGCTGCGATGCGTTGCGCGACCTGTTGGGCAAGCATGGCGAACTTGATGAACTGCATTCGCTCAATTCATCCTGGGCCTGGCGCGAAATCCGCGATGCCAGCCTGCTCGCCCAGCCGCTGGAGCGCGTGCTGTGGCGGGTCAGTGTCGCCCCGAGCAAAGGCCCGGCCCTGGTTGCCGCCTTGCGCGAATGGCATCCCGAGATCGCGTATTTCTACGACTGGGCTGGCGGCCTGATCTGGCTCGCCATCCTGCCGAGCCGCGATGCCGGCGCCGCCGATCTGCGCCGTGCTGTTGCCGAAGCCGGCGGCGGCCATGCCACGCTGTTCCGCGCCGATGACGCCGTGCGCGCCGCTGTTTCCGTGTTCCAGCCGCAGGAGCCGGCGCTGGCGGCCTTGAGCCGCCGCGTCAAGGACAGCTTCGATCCCCAGCATATCCTCAATCCCGGCCGCATGGAGGCGGGTCTCTGA
- a CDS encoding FAD-linked oxidase C-terminal domain-containing protein → MLMPAPDPKILEQREALIADLRRIVPGEGVIVDERSLRAYECDGLTAYRQLPLVAVLPSNIEQVSAVLKLCYERGVNVVPRGAGTSLSGGALPLADGVLLGMGKFNKVLEVDWDNRCAVVQPGVTNLGITRAVEHRGFYYAPDPSSQIACTIGGNVAENSGGVHSLKYGLTTNNILGVQMVLITGEVIRLGGKHLDAEGYDLLGVVCGSEGLLGVVTEVTVRILPKPTTQRAVLAGFATSEAAGDCVAKVIAAGIIPGGMEMMDRPAIHAAEDFVHAGYPRDVEALLIIELDGPPAEVDDLLSRVDLIARGCGAVSLRVSESEEERLRFWAGRKAAFPAVGRISPDYLCMDGTIPRKKLPEVLTRMAQLSERHGLRVANVFHAGDGNLHPLILYDANNPGELEKAEEFGADILRLCVEVGGVLTGEHGVGVEKRDLMPAMFNEADLAQQERVKCAFDPDHRLNPGKVFPTLHRCADMGAMHVSRGKLAFPDIPRF, encoded by the coding sequence ATGCTGATGCCCGCCCCAGACCCGAAAATCCTCGAACAGCGCGAGGCGCTGATTGCTGATCTGCGCCGTATCGTGCCGGGCGAGGGCGTGATCGTGGATGAGCGATCCTTGCGCGCCTATGAATGCGATGGGCTGACGGCCTACCGGCAATTGCCGCTAGTGGCGGTACTGCCGAGCAATATTGAGCAGGTCTCGGCGGTGCTGAAGCTCTGCTATGAGCGTGGTGTGAATGTGGTGCCGCGCGGCGCCGGCACCTCGCTTTCGGGTGGCGCATTGCCGCTGGCCGATGGCGTGCTGCTCGGCATGGGCAAGTTCAACAAGGTGCTGGAAGTCGATTGGGATAACCGCTGCGCCGTGGTGCAGCCCGGCGTCACCAATCTCGGCATCACCCGCGCCGTGGAGCATCGCGGCTTCTACTACGCGCCGGATCCCTCCAGCCAGATCGCCTGCACCATCGGCGGCAATGTGGCGGAGAATTCCGGCGGCGTGCATAGCCTGAAATACGGCCTCACCACCAACAATATCCTTGGCGTGCAGATGGTGCTGATCACCGGCGAGGTGATCCGGCTTGGCGGCAAGCATCTCGATGCGGAAGGCTATGACCTGCTCGGCGTGGTCTGCGGTTCGGAAGGTTTGCTCGGCGTGGTGACGGAAGTGACCGTGCGCATCCTGCCGAAGCCGACCACCCAGCGCGCCGTGCTGGCCGGCTTCGCCACCTCGGAAGCGGCTGGCGATTGCGTCGCCAAGGTGATCGCCGCCGGCATCATTCCGGGCGGCATGGAGATGATGGACCGTCCGGCGATCCATGCGGCGGAGGATTTTGTTCATGCCGGTTATCCGCGCGATGTCGAGGCCCTGCTGATCATCGAACTGGATGGCCCGCCGGCGGAAGTGGATGACCTGCTGAGCCGCGTCGATCTGATCGCGCGCGGCTGCGGCGCGGTGTCGCTGCGTGTTTCCGAAAGCGAGGAGGAGCGGCTGCGCTTCTGGGCCGGACGCAAGGCGGCCTTCCCGGCGGTAGGCCGCATCTCACCGGATTATCTCTGCATGGACGGCACAATTCCGCGCAAGAAGCTGCCCGAAGTGCTGACGCGCATGGCGCAGCTTTCCGAACGCCACGGCCTGCGGGTGGCGAATGTGTTCCATGCCGGCGATGGCAACCTGCATCCGCTGATCCTCTACGATGCCAATAATCCTGGCGAACTGGAGAAGGCGGAGGAATTCGGCGCCGATATTCTCCGGCTCTGCGTCGAGGTCGGCGGCGTACTCACCGGCGAGCATGGCGTCGGCGTTGAGAAGCGCGACCTGATGCCGGCGATGTTCAACGAGGCTGACCTGGCGCAGCAGGAGCGTGTCAAATGCGCCTTCGATCCCGATCACCGGCTTAATCCCGGCAAGGTGTTTCCGACGCTGCATCGCTGCGCCGATATGGGCGCCATGCATGTCAGCCGCGGCAAGCTGGCCTTCCCCGACATTCCGCGTTTCTAA
- a CDS encoding FadR/GntR family transcriptional regulator: MLHFSQSHSLSQTGDLPRPSGLGSALADRLLAAIREGGLAPGDKLPTEKQLAEAHKVSRAVVREAIARLKSEGYVETRQGAGAFVLARPGQTSFRLTAPNGMETGDLRHAFELRGAIEVAAAELAARRRQPADLAAIAAAFAAMEAALAEGREAAAADDAFHAAIAAATGNPLIQRFSDFLAHQFSETRQLTWSEAARQQGKAAAAQGEHQALLRAIEAGDAFAAADAARAHVAAAAARFGFGSD, translated from the coding sequence ATGCTGCATTTCAGCCAGAGCCATAGCCTGAGCCAGACGGGCGACCTGCCGCGCCCGAGTGGCCTGGGCTCGGCTTTGGCCGACAGGTTGTTGGCGGCGATTCGCGAGGGCGGCCTGGCGCCAGGCGACAAGCTGCCGACAGAGAAGCAGCTTGCCGAGGCCCACAAGGTGAGCCGCGCCGTGGTGCGCGAGGCCATCGCCCGGCTGAAATCCGAAGGCTATGTCGAGACCCGCCAGGGGGCGGGGGCCTTCGTGCTGGCGCGGCCGGGACAGACCAGTTTCCGCCTGACCGCGCCGAATGGCATGGAGACCGGCGACCTGCGCCATGCCTTCGAGTTGCGCGGCGCCATCGAGGTAGCTGCCGCCGAACTGGCCGCGCGCCGCCGCCAGCCCGCCGATCTCGCCGCCATTGCGGCGGCCTTCGCGGCAATGGAAGCAGCCCTGGCCGAAGGCCGCGAGGCGGCCGCAGCCGATGATGCCTTTCATGCCGCCATTGCCGCCGCCACCGGCAATCCGCTGATCCAGCGATTCAGCGATTTCCTGGCGCACCAGTTTTCCGAAACCCGCCAGCTCACCTGGAGCGAGGCCGCGCGTCAGCAAGGCAAGGCCGCCGCCGCACAAGGCGAGCACCAGGCATTGCTGCGCGCGATTGAGGCCGGCGATGCCTTTGCTGCCGCAGATGCCGCGCGGGCCCATGTTGCCGCCGCCGCCGCGCGTTTCGGCTTTGGTTCTGACTGA
- the ykgO gene encoding type B 50S ribosomal protein L36 has translation MKVINSLKSAKTRHRDCRVVRRKGRVYVINKTNPRFKARQG, from the coding sequence ATGAAGGTCATCAATTCGCTGAAGTCCGCCAAGACCCGCCATCGCGATTGCCGCGTGGTGCGCCGCAAGGGCCGCGTCTACGTCATCAACAAGACCAACCCGCGCTTCAAGGCCCGCCAGGGCTAA